From the Nonlabens marinus S1-08 genome, one window contains:
- a CDS encoding glycosyltransferase family 2 protein yields MHDNLRPLVSCLILNWNRKIETARCIDSVKRQTYNNLEIIIVDNGSDDGSVQFLKDKYPNIPLIELAQNFGCPGGRNRGLEYCNGEYIFHVDNDGVLHEKAIENAIRLITRDDDIAILTGLVMDFDDPEQIVSNLIIDDPKQSITNLFQGGISMHRKSIYDLVSKYPDDYMYGGEETFLSLKLLDFGFKIMKSNQVILWHKKSEFARHNGIETIRKWSNSLVNAYQLYPSLKFLQFFVYYHCVYPFYALRAGYFKLFFKNLFETYSRLRNYSRDPIKTATYYKFKCLEP; encoded by the coding sequence ATGCACGATAATCTTCGCCCTTTGGTGTCATGTCTTATATTGAATTGGAATAGAAAAATCGAAACTGCACGATGCATTGATTCTGTAAAAAGACAGACGTATAACAATTTAGAAATTATTATCGTTGACAATGGATCTGATGACGGATCGGTTCAATTTCTTAAGGATAAATATCCAAATATTCCTTTAATTGAATTGGCTCAAAATTTTGGTTGTCCAGGTGGCAGAAACAGGGGACTAGAATATTGCAATGGAGAATATATTTTTCATGTTGATAATGACGGAGTACTGCATGAAAAAGCTATTGAGAATGCAATAAGACTTATAACTCGGGATGATGATATTGCTATTTTGACTGGATTAGTCATGGATTTTGACGATCCCGAACAGATCGTTTCAAATTTAATAATTGATGACCCAAAACAATCTATAACCAATTTATTTCAAGGTGGAATTTCAATGCATAGAAAATCAATTTATGACTTAGTTAGCAAGTATCCTGATGATTACATGTACGGAGGTGAAGAAACATTTTTATCATTGAAGCTTCTTGATTTTGGTTTTAAAATTATGAAATCTAACCAAGTAATATTATGGCATAAGAAATCAGAATTTGCGCGGCATAATGGGATTGAAACGATACGAAAATGGTCAAATAGCTTAGTCAATGCTTATCAATTATATCCTAGTTTAAAATTTTTACAATTTTTTGTTTATTATCATTGCGTATATCCATTTTACGCATTGAGAGCAGGCTATTTTAAGCTGTTTTTTAAGAATTTATTTGAGACTTATAGTAGGTTGAGAAATTATAGCAGAGATCCTATCAAAACAGCCACCTATTATAAATTCAAATGCTTGGAGCCTTAA
- a CDS encoding O-antigen ligase family protein, translated as MDKKKILDNILLVIIALFSIEYVSFGEVFSVFRVLIFPLSFLGLIIINPSVGKGQSGFYIIVVLGLLANLLSAANSDDFQIGFLNAVGIFMFIFFLLNYFTKYGFSKKILKTLALFSIPQYIAFLLWIFLDFDNFANQNGRFHGLHIDPNFMCMYINAALVAKLNYIKLFKPRQTYIYILFIVLDLALITFSQSRLGILSAVLCLITYCFFFQRKKFYILLGSAVFLFTYLKNRMDNLGFSRNFNILDAVLYRFKDEDPSGNSIENARLTHLQNFLDLVDKGQSNIVGFSLENYLNLHGQYPHNLVVDIFLEQGLVVGSIFVIYIIVLIISGLLNSLKNKIQSVFFQIALISLSSSLLLTSYKQKFFWFVLVLLFLSTKKIRFHAR; from the coding sequence ATGGATAAAAAGAAGATTTTAGATAACATCCTGCTCGTTATTATAGCCTTATTTTCTATTGAATATGTCTCCTTTGGTGAGGTGTTTAGTGTATTTAGGGTTTTAATCTTTCCTTTGAGTTTTCTGGGACTAATTATAATCAATCCATCAGTTGGGAAAGGACAAAGTGGCTTCTATATTATTGTAGTTTTAGGGCTATTGGCTAATCTCTTATCTGCAGCGAATAGTGATGATTTTCAGATTGGATTTTTGAATGCTGTTGGGATTTTTATGTTCATCTTCTTTCTTTTAAATTACTTCACTAAATATGGTTTTTCAAAGAAAATATTAAAAACGCTAGCCTTATTTTCTATTCCTCAATACATCGCCTTTCTTCTTTGGATTTTTCTTGATTTTGATAACTTTGCTAATCAAAATGGTAGGTTTCACGGATTACATATCGATCCGAACTTTATGTGTATGTATATTAATGCAGCTCTTGTTGCAAAATTAAATTACATAAAATTATTTAAGCCAAGACAGACATATATTTACATATTATTTATCGTTTTGGATTTGGCTCTAATTACGTTTTCTCAGTCAAGACTAGGTATATTGAGCGCAGTGCTTTGCTTGATAACTTATTGTTTTTTTTTTCAAAGAAAGAAGTTTTATATTTTATTAGGATCAGCGGTTTTCCTATTTACTTATCTCAAGAATAGGATGGACAACCTTGGTTTTAGTAGAAACTTCAATATTTTGGATGCTGTTCTTTATAGATTTAAGGATGAAGATCCAAGTGGTAACTCAATAGAAAACGCAAGATTAACTCATTTACAAAACTTTTTAGATTTGGTGGATAAGGGACAATCTAATATAGTAGGATTTTCTCTTGAAAACTATCTTAATCTTCATGGTCAATACCCACATAACCTGGTTGTTGACATATTTTTGGAGCAAGGTTTGGTTGTTGGATCGATTTTCGTTATTTATATTATCGTTTTAATTATTTCTGGATTATTAAACTCCCTTAAAAACAAAATACAATCTGTGTTTTTTCAGATAGCTTTAATCTCGTTATCCAGTTCGTTACTTTTGACATCTTACAAGCAAAAGTTTTTTTGGTTTGTATTGGTACTATTATTTTTATCCACTAAAAAAATTAGGTTTCATGCACGATAA
- a CDS encoding lipopolysaccharide biosynthesis protein, with product MNFKLLEILKSMSSYGIAIIFMRLTPFFSIPLILKNISIKEYGELGYVQAIVMTIVSVATLNIASSNFRFLKYTDNQYVRQYNKHLIASSNSIVILGAVFFSLCSLFFLETPYKLPGVLLILTQAIYSYFISLIRAQNKSRVYSAVEIGKNLTYFGILLLIISYSSLTIISILYTLCLCNFLYLTLLYFFLNKKSWTRLGYSKILFRRTLFYSLPTLVAYLIQTFLQQSPLMMIDTTDENLGRINYANKISLVIFALQSIVFLAWPYFAYKYQEQKLHQTVFKSLSVLLISLSWVIYFAFDWLTLLISNKTFLSSKHIAIGFIGVYVISVLGNMIDTAASIANKTYLISVVFICGFVVGMISYIAIPNSTLNEYPFIPLMLAFSTMVILRVIVYTKNGFFKSWDNYTLSFVFVNVILMLYIS from the coding sequence ATGAATTTTAAATTATTAGAGATACTTAAATCCATGTCCTCATATGGTATTGCTATAATATTTATGAGGTTAACTCCTTTTTTCTCCATCCCTCTGATATTGAAAAACATATCTATTAAAGAATATGGAGAACTAGGTTATGTTCAAGCTATTGTTATGACTATAGTTTCTGTAGCAACATTAAATATAGCAAGTTCTAATTTCCGTTTTTTAAAATATACAGATAATCAGTATGTGAGGCAATATAACAAGCATCTCATCGCTTCCTCAAACTCCATTGTAATCTTAGGCGCTGTTTTTTTTAGTTTATGTTCGCTTTTCTTTTTGGAAACTCCATATAAATTACCTGGTGTTTTACTCATTTTAACACAAGCTATCTACAGCTACTTTATTTCGTTAATTAGGGCACAAAACAAGTCTAGGGTATACAGTGCTGTAGAGATAGGTAAAAACCTAACCTATTTTGGTATTTTACTATTGATAATTTCCTATTCCAGCCTCACTATAATTTCTATTCTCTACACACTATGCTTATGTAACTTTTTGTATTTAACGTTACTTTATTTCTTTTTAAATAAAAAATCATGGACTAGATTAGGTTATTCTAAGATTCTTTTTAGAAGGACTTTGTTTTACTCATTACCAACTTTAGTGGCATACCTTATACAAACGTTTCTTCAACAAAGTCCATTAATGATGATAGATACAACAGACGAAAATCTTGGACGTATCAATTATGCTAATAAAATTTCCCTAGTAATTTTTGCATTACAGTCAATTGTTTTTTTAGCATGGCCTTATTTTGCTTATAAATATCAAGAACAAAAACTTCATCAGACAGTTTTTAAGAGCCTTTCTGTATTATTGATAAGCTTGTCTTGGGTTATTTATTTCGCTTTTGATTGGTTGACGCTTTTGATTTCCAATAAGACCTTTCTTTCTTCAAAACATATTGCAATAGGATTTATTGGCGTCTACGTGATTTCCGTTTTGGGGAATATGATTGATACTGCTGCGAGTATAGCTAATAAAACGTATTTAATAAGCGTAGTTTTTATATGTGGATTTGTTGTAGGCATGATTTCTTACATAGCAATACCCAATTCAACTTTAAATGAATACCCTTTCATACCTTTAATGCTAGCATTTTCTACAATGGTTATTTTGAGAGTCATAGTCTATACAAAAAACGGATTCTTTAAATCTTGGGACAATTATACCTTATCATTTGTTTTTGTTAACGTAATTTTGATGCTCTATATATCTTAG
- a CDS encoding acylneuraminate cytidylyltransferase family protein yields the protein MLIVIPARGGSKGVPGKNIKLLNGTPLIHYTIKAAQCVFDNKHIYVSTDSPAIKSIAEQTGVDIPKLRPSYLATDKSNSRDVILHAMDQFKLSNNNEDPDLIILLQPTSPYRNHTHIREALKLYNDDIDMVVSVKETDSNPYYVLFEEDENNFLRRSKESNFTRRQDCPKVWEFNGAIYIINPKSIRAQPIGHFQKIIKYEMDEKSSIDIDTPLDWKFAEFLGK from the coding sequence ATGTTAATAGTAATCCCAGCAAGAGGAGGCTCTAAAGGTGTGCCTGGAAAAAATATTAAGTTATTAAATGGAACACCTTTAATTCATTATACAATTAAAGCAGCTCAGTGCGTCTTTGACAATAAACATATATACGTTAGTACGGACTCTCCAGCTATTAAATCCATAGCAGAGCAGACAGGAGTCGACATCCCAAAGCTAAGGCCTAGCTATTTAGCAACAGATAAGAGCAATTCTAGAGATGTTATTTTACACGCTATGGATCAATTTAAGCTGTCAAACAACAACGAAGATCCAGATCTGATCATTTTGCTGCAACCAACTTCACCTTATAGAAATCATACTCATATAAGGGAAGCACTAAAATTATATAATGATGATATAGATATGGTGGTCTCTGTCAAAGAAACAGATTCAAACCCGTACTATGTTTTGTTTGAGGAAGACGAAAACAATTTTTTGAGAAGATCTAAAGAAAGTAATTTCACAAGACGACAGGACTGTCCAAAAGTTTGGGAATTTAATGGTGCTATTTATATAATTAATCCTAAATCAATAAGAGCTCAGCCCATTGGACATTTTCAGAAAATAATTAAGTATGAAATGGATGAAAAGTCGTCAATTGATATTGACACACCTTTGGATTGGAAATTTGCCGAGTTCCTCGGAAAGTAA
- a CDS encoding nucleotidyltransferase family protein has translation MDLNHILISKDKTILDALRKLNVIKDVSRLILFVQDDDNSIIGSLTDGDIRRSLAQDKDVEKHVGDVCFKGFVFEQESKKFLNLKSYRKKDIKILPILDSKNRLIRIIDLEKTKSELPLECMIMAGGRGKRLSPLTDSIPKPMLPLGDKPIIEYNIDRLIAFGIKKIYISVKYLGEQIEDYFGDGSSKGISIEYIWEKEFLGTAGALSLVKEFKSEQVILMNSDLFTNVNFEDMYLDLIKTGADMTVASTEYKVDVPFAVFETEDNRVINFKEKPSYVYHSNAGIYLLNRSLIQKIPKNQFYDITDLMEKLVNEGGKLIHNPIVGYWIDIGSPTDYKQAKEFVKHLS, from the coding sequence ATGGACTTGAATCATATCTTAATCAGTAAGGATAAGACAATATTGGATGCTCTAAGAAAACTTAACGTTATTAAAGATGTTAGCAGACTTATATTATTCGTACAAGATGATGACAATTCCATTATTGGATCATTAACTGATGGAGACATAAGGCGATCATTAGCTCAAGACAAAGATGTAGAGAAGCATGTAGGCGATGTTTGCTTTAAAGGTTTTGTATTTGAGCAAGAAAGTAAGAAGTTCTTAAATTTAAAATCTTATAGAAAGAAGGACATTAAAATTCTCCCCATTCTAGATTCTAAAAATAGATTGATTCGAATAATTGATTTGGAGAAAACTAAATCCGAATTACCATTGGAATGTATGATTATGGCTGGGGGGCGTGGTAAACGATTAAGTCCATTAACTGATTCTATTCCAAAGCCCATGTTGCCTTTAGGTGATAAACCTATAATTGAGTATAATATTGATCGACTAATAGCTTTTGGAATAAAAAAAATATATATATCGGTAAAATATTTGGGCGAGCAAATCGAAGATTATTTTGGAGATGGTAGCAGTAAAGGAATTAGCATTGAATATATCTGGGAAAAGGAATTTTTAGGTACTGCTGGAGCTTTGTCCCTGGTAAAAGAATTTAAATCTGAACAGGTAATCTTAATGAACAGTGATCTGTTTACTAACGTAAATTTTGAGGATATGTATCTTGACTTGATTAAAACAGGTGCAGATATGACAGTTGCTTCTACTGAGTACAAAGTTGATGTGCCATTTGCCGTATTTGAAACCGAGGATAATCGAGTTATCAACTTCAAAGAAAAGCCTTCATACGTGTACCATTCCAATGCAGGAATATATCTATTGAACCGATCACTGATTCAAAAAATACCAAAGAACCAGTTTTATGATATCACAGACTTAATGGAGAAACTGGTAAACGAAGGTGGAAAACTGATCCACAATCCCATAGTTGGTTACTGGATTGATATTGGTAGCCCGACAGATTATAAGCAGGCTAAGGAATTTGTTAAACATTTGAGCTAA
- a CDS encoding PIG-L deacetylase family protein, with protein sequence MKKIIVISAHPDDEILGAGGTLLKHIANGDEVYWLITTNIFEAQGFSKQRVDSRQQEIRKVEKTLGIKETFLLNYHTMQLSYSSILDMVPRISKIFNKVKPEVIYCLNRSDAHSDHRVTFDAVMACTKSFRYPFIKQVLLYECISETEFAPALPEKVFLPNFFVDVSKHFDQKLEIMKIYESELEEHPFPRSLRNIEALAVFRGASVGVEYAEAFQLIKYIDK encoded by the coding sequence ATGAAAAAAATAATAGTTATCTCTGCACATCCTGATGATGAAATTCTTGGTGCTGGCGGAACTTTACTCAAGCATATAGCGAACGGTGATGAAGTTTATTGGTTAATAACAACAAACATTTTTGAGGCACAAGGCTTCAGCAAACAAAGGGTTGATTCAAGGCAGCAGGAAATAAGAAAAGTGGAAAAGACGCTAGGTATTAAGGAGACTTTTCTTCTAAATTATCATACAATGCAGTTATCGTATAGCTCTATCTTGGATATGGTTCCTAGAATATCTAAGATCTTTAATAAAGTCAAACCAGAGGTGATATATTGTCTCAATCGGTCTGATGCACATTCAGATCATCGGGTCACCTTTGATGCAGTAATGGCTTGTACTAAATCATTTAGATATCCATTCATTAAACAAGTGCTGTTATATGAATGTATTTCTGAAACGGAATTTGCACCCGCCCTTCCCGAGAAAGTGTTCCTTCCCAATTTCTTTGTGGATGTTTCCAAACATTTTGATCAAAAGCTAGAAATAATGAAGATTTACGAGTCAGAATTAGAAGAGCATCCATTTCCAAGATCGTTGAGAAATATAGAAGCTCTGGCAGTTTTCCGAGGCGCTAGTGTTGGAGTAGAGTATGCCGAGGCCTTTCAATTAATAAAATATATAGATAAATAA
- a CDS encoding formyltransferase family protein, with translation MKIFFIGSVSFSEKALLKIIDLNAHIVGVATKSKSNFNADHADLSLISEKNKIPWKYVKDINAPHIIEWIRSLNPDAIFCFGWSSLIKQELLFMTRIGVVGFHPTALPFNRGRHPLIWTLVLGLENSATTFFFMEEGADDGDILSQKPFCITYEDDASTVYTKIEENALIQIEAFLPKLQGGNYSRRKQDLTLGNLWRKRGIKDGKIDFRMTSTAIYNLVRALTKPYIGAHIDYYGKEVKIWKVKEEKYSLNNIEPGKVLEIKQREVLVKTYDGAIRLMQHEFVTLPSVNEYL, from the coding sequence ATGAAGATATTTTTTATTGGATCCGTTTCATTTTCTGAAAAAGCTTTATTAAAAATTATAGATTTAAATGCACATATAGTTGGTGTAGCAACTAAATCAAAGTCCAATTTTAATGCTGATCATGCAGACTTATCTTTAATTTCTGAAAAAAATAAAATACCCTGGAAATACGTTAAGGATATTAATGCTCCACATATCATCGAATGGATACGTAGTTTAAATCCTGATGCTATTTTTTGCTTCGGATGGTCCAGTTTAATTAAACAAGAGCTTCTCTTTATGACTAGAATAGGTGTAGTTGGATTTCACCCGACAGCTTTGCCTTTCAATAGAGGAAGACATCCTTTGATTTGGACATTAGTTCTTGGGCTAGAAAATAGCGCGACTACATTTTTCTTTATGGAAGAAGGTGCGGATGATGGGGATATATTATCGCAAAAACCGTTTTGCATTACTTATGAAGATGATGCTTCAACGGTCTATACTAAAATAGAAGAAAATGCCCTTATTCAAATTGAAGCATTTCTTCCTAAGTTACAGGGAGGGAATTATTCACGAAGAAAACAAGATCTGACTTTGGGTAATTTATGGCGGAAGAGAGGTATTAAAGACGGCAAAATAGATTTTAGAATGACCTCAACAGCTATATATAATTTAGTAAGGGCGCTCACTAAGCCTTACATTGGTGCCCATATTGATTATTATGGTAAGGAAGTTAAAATTTGGAAAGTAAAGGAAGAAAAGTATTCTTTAAATAATATAGAACCAGGGAAAGTCCTAGAAATAAAACAGAGGGAAGTGCTTGTTAAAACCTATGACGGTGCTATTCGGTTGATGCAACATGAATTTGTGACACTTCCCTCTGTAAATGAGTATTTATGA
- the neuC gene encoding UDP-N-acetylglucosamine 2-epimerase, with product MNKKICIVTGTRAEYGIMYWLIKFLQEDLDIDLQLIVTGMHLSPEFGSTYKEIEGVGFKIDKKIEMLLSSDSEVGISKSMGLAQISFSEAFQDLAPDVILVLGDRFEIFSAVAAAMIARIPVAHLHGGEATQGLIDEPIRHSITKMSQLHFTATEVYRKRVIQMGENPSRVFNVGSPGLDNIHRLTLLDKRQFEKSIDFKLNQKNILITFHPVTLEKNTSKKQFKALLHSISNLEDTSFIFTKPNSDTDGRIIIQLIDEYVSKNPKTSCAFKSLGQLRYLSALKYVDVVLGNSSSGLAEAPSFKVATIDIGDRQKGRIKADSVISCDPTEESISQALQLAFSKHFQESLKNVKNPYGEGGASEKIVKILKDFDYSDILKKKFYDINYSI from the coding sequence ATGAACAAAAAAATCTGCATAGTAACTGGAACAAGAGCGGAATATGGAATCATGTATTGGCTTATTAAATTTCTTCAAGAAGATTTAGATATTGATTTGCAGTTGATCGTAACAGGAATGCATTTATCTCCTGAATTTGGTTCAACCTATAAGGAAATAGAAGGGGTAGGCTTTAAAATCGATAAAAAAATTGAAATGCTACTATCTTCAGATTCCGAGGTGGGAATCTCAAAATCAATGGGCTTGGCACAGATTAGCTTCTCTGAAGCTTTTCAGGATTTAGCTCCAGATGTGATATTGGTATTGGGAGATAGATTTGAAATATTCTCTGCTGTAGCTGCGGCAATGATCGCTAGAATACCAGTTGCTCATTTGCATGGAGGTGAAGCCACTCAAGGACTGATTGATGAACCAATAAGGCATTCCATCACAAAAATGTCTCAACTACATTTTACAGCTACTGAAGTTTATCGCAAGAGAGTTATACAGATGGGGGAAAATCCATCTAGAGTTTTCAATGTTGGATCACCTGGTTTAGATAACATTCATAGATTAACTCTTCTAGATAAGAGGCAGTTTGAAAAATCAATAGATTTTAAATTAAATCAGAAAAATATCCTGATTACTTTCCATCCTGTGACTTTGGAAAAAAACACTTCAAAAAAACAATTTAAGGCGTTATTACACTCAATTTCTAATTTAGAAGACACCAGTTTTATTTTTACTAAGCCTAATTCTGATACGGATGGTCGAATAATTATTCAACTGATAGACGAATATGTTTCAAAAAATCCGAAAACATCTTGTGCTTTTAAATCATTAGGTCAATTGAGGTACCTCTCTGCTCTTAAATACGTGGATGTGGTATTGGGTAATTCTTCGAGTGGTCTTGCCGAAGCACCAAGCTTCAAAGTTGCTACGATAGATATTGGTGATCGACAAAAAGGAAGAATAAAAGCGGATAGCGTGATTAGTTGTGATCCCACGGAAGAATCGATCAGTCAGGCTCTCCAGTTGGCATTTTCTAAGCATTTTCAAGAAAGCTTAAAGAATGTTAAAAACCCCTATGGAGAAGGGGGAGCTTCTGAGAAAATCGTCAAAATATTAAAAGATTTTGATTATTCTGATATTCTGAAGAAGAAATTTTACGATATAAATTATTCCATTTAG
- the neuB gene encoding N-acetylneuraminate synthase, translated as MKHKTIIIAEAGVNHNGSLENAKKLVEIAAGAGADFVKFQTFKTELNITKNAKKAEYQELSTGIGESQFEMVKKLELSFDDFTIVKDYCDSCGIGFLSTGFDTPSLDFLETLNPKFYKIPSGEITNLPYLKKIASFGRDVVMSTGMASMEEVRNAFNILKKAGLEKGQISIVHCNTEYPTPMEDVNLKAMLHIKNELDVEIGYSDHTLGIEVPTAAVALGATIIEKHFTIDRNMTGPDHSASLEANELKSMVNAIRNIEKAIGGSGIKEPSLSESKNKSIVRKSIVAATDIKKGETFSEINLSVKRPGTGIDPMTWYDVLGTKASKDYKQDDPI; from the coding sequence ATGAAACATAAAACTATAATTATTGCCGAGGCAGGCGTTAACCATAATGGGAGCTTAGAAAATGCCAAAAAACTGGTTGAGATTGCAGCAGGGGCCGGTGCGGATTTTGTTAAATTTCAAACTTTTAAAACGGAGTTGAACATTACTAAAAACGCTAAAAAAGCCGAATATCAGGAGTTAAGCACAGGAATTGGTGAATCTCAGTTTGAGATGGTCAAAAAACTGGAACTTTCATTTGATGATTTTACCATAGTTAAGGATTACTGTGACTCTTGTGGGATTGGGTTTTTATCAACAGGATTTGATACCCCTAGTCTTGATTTTTTGGAAACCTTGAATCCTAAATTTTATAAAATACCTTCAGGGGAAATCACCAATTTACCTTATTTAAAAAAAATCGCCAGTTTTGGTCGTGATGTAGTCATGTCTACTGGTATGGCGAGTATGGAAGAGGTTAGGAATGCTTTTAACATATTAAAAAAAGCAGGGTTGGAAAAAGGTCAAATTTCAATTGTTCATTGTAACACAGAGTATCCAACTCCCATGGAAGATGTGAACCTTAAAGCAATGTTACACATAAAGAACGAGTTGGATGTTGAAATCGGGTATTCAGATCATACCTTAGGTATTGAAGTTCCTACAGCGGCGGTAGCTTTAGGCGCGACGATTATAGAAAAACATTTCACTATTGATAGAAATATGACAGGACCAGATCATAGTGCGTCCTTAGAAGCTAATGAGCTTAAAAGTATGGTAAATGCCATCAGGAATATTGAAAAGGCTATTGGAGGATCTGGTATTAAAGAACCTTCGCTTTCCGAATCCAAAAATAAAAGCATAGTACGTAAAAGTATAGTAGCAGCCACCGATATTAAGAAAGGCGAGACTTTCAGCGAAATTAATTTATCTGTTAAACGTCCAGGAACTGGAATAGATCCTATGACCTGGTATGATGTTTTAGGCACTAAGGCAAGCAAAGACTATAAACAAGACGATCCGATCTAG
- a CDS encoding acetyltransferase, with protein MNKELLIIGGSSTALEINEAVQLGYMDVYCAVTFVIGDNEKADASLNTIRDSEVSEYVSGKEVSYIISLTNHSLRLKIVEAMQREGLKAVNIIHPVALVSPTVKMGLGNYIAAGAIVSVNAKVANHCIINFDTIVGHDAILEDHVMINPGARISGHAHIGGRTLIGTNSIIYQGIKVGNDVLIDAMTYINRDIGSNMICSSTRQLKVLKRLKWN; from the coding sequence ATGAATAAGGAACTACTCATCATAGGTGGCAGCAGTACAGCTCTTGAAATTAATGAGGCTGTACAATTAGGTTATATGGACGTCTATTGTGCAGTAACTTTTGTGATAGGTGACAATGAAAAGGCTGACGCCAGCCTGAATACAATTAGGGATAGCGAGGTAAGCGAGTATGTGAGTGGTAAAGAAGTTTCATATATCATTTCTTTGACCAATCATTCGTTGCGATTGAAGATAGTGGAAGCTATGCAAAGGGAAGGTTTAAAGGCTGTGAATATTATTCACCCAGTCGCATTGGTTTCACCTACCGTAAAAATGGGTTTGGGAAACTACATAGCTGCTGGAGCTATAGTTTCAGTCAATGCAAAGGTTGCAAACCATTGCATTATAAATTTTGATACCATCGTAGGCCATGATGCGATACTGGAAGATCATGTAATGATAAATCCGGGAGCACGCATAAGCGGTCATGCCCATATTGGTGGTAGAACACTCATAGGTACTAATTCCATAATTTATCAGGGAATAAAGGTTGGAAATGACGTACTGATTGATGCTATGACCTATATAAATAGAGATATTGGAAGCAACATGATATGTTCTAGTACCAGGCAGCTTAAGGTGCTTAAGCGTTTAAAGTGGAACTAA
- a CDS encoding SDR family NAD(P)-dependent oxidoreductase, protein MRKNILVTGASRGLGFEIVKLLLESNYNVYAVSRSMPKELTQLLEIYPKSLFHKALDLGSAATVREDLFKDFVPNKTPLHGFVNNAAMAYDDIITNLNVDRVKEMYEVNVFTPFNITKYAIRNMIFNRVHGSIVHVSSISAHTGYKGLSMYAGSKAALEGFSKNTAREWGERGVRSNCLVAGFMETAMSATLDTSQKDRIYKRTSLKVPTSMQSVALMIEFLLSDKAISVTGQNIHVDSGTI, encoded by the coding sequence ATGAGGAAGAATATATTGGTGACAGGGGCTTCTCGTGGCTTGGGCTTTGAGATTGTAAAACTGTTATTGGAATCAAATTACAATGTATATGCTGTAAGCCGGAGTATGCCTAAAGAGCTTACTCAACTGTTAGAGATATACCCTAAAAGCCTTTTTCATAAGGCTCTTGATCTTGGCAGTGCGGCTACTGTGCGCGAAGATTTATTTAAGGACTTTGTTCCCAACAAAACTCCATTGCATGGTTTTGTAAATAATGCAGCTATGGCTTATGATGATATTATTACCAACCTTAATGTGGATAGGGTCAAAGAAATGTATGAAGTAAATGTATTTACACCTTTTAACATTACAAAGTATGCAATCCGCAACATGATTTTTAATAGGGTACATGGAAGTATAGTTCATGTATCGTCTATTAGTGCACATACTGGTTATAAAGGTTTATCTATGTATGCTGGATCAAAAGCAGCGCTGGAAGGTTTTTCAAAAAACACAGCCCGAGAGTGGGGTGAGCGTGGAGTGCGTTCCAATTGTTTGGTAGCGGGATTTATGGAAACAGCAATGTCTGCCACTTTGGACACTAGCCAAAAGGATCGTATTTACAAAAGGACATCTCTCAAAGTGCCTACTAGCATGCAAAGTGTGGCTCTTATGATTGAATTTCTTCTTTCCGATAAAGCAATTTCAGTAACCGGGCAAAATATTCATGTAGATTCTGGAACTATATAA